The Temnothorax longispinosus isolate EJ_2023e chromosome 7, Tlon_JGU_v1, whole genome shotgun sequence genome contains a region encoding:
- the LOC139816181 gene encoding uncharacterized protein, with product MSANYKTKKTLPFKKKNRGLIDTKEPIYNEHISIGNEILMKFSRRPNFIGQIDAATGKTSTFEQMKERSVKCALWLRKLKVKFGDVITVCTHNQLEAYVPYLAALYIGAIVNPWPKRKKGIRSNAEYFLTRVTPKVIFVDCDNVRMIQAAVVKMNVSTKIVVFGDGFDEFESLELILQKKFNRLDINQFSCVKMNIKDPAIILLSCGTTGFLKDVEVPYKFFLNSSNQIPIMNSNNDVGLWFESLDWIISLLLTVRAILMGVKVIKSPGFLEEHHLCQIIRRYKVTWIYLKTDMCNRLSRFDILEKYDTSSLKMVIFGGLTIKHNVHTSLIQSLPNVSIIQLYCLPETGVIAYQRGTMNIIGSIGCLVKNVRLLITDCATKEPVGPYTIGVIWCQSSSMMNGYYKDSRYTRIVIDDNGWFRSEDVGYYDEHGNVFVIDRVKQLINYRNYYISPAEIEIALQSHPFVSEAAVVPLSHDYDNFRLVTFIAPEPGLEQKEELQKFITETFVGPRCLQYIYFMKQLPHISDEIINRKHLSKLAIAYTKLAWL from the exons ATGAGTGCCAATTACAAGACTAAg aaaacacttccatttaagaaaaaaaatagaggaTTAATAGACACAAAAGAACCGATTTATAACGAGCATATCAGTAtcggaaatgaaattttgatgaaattttcgAGAAGACCGAATTTCATCGGCCAG atTGATGCGGCGACGGGGAAAACAAGTACATTCGAAcaaatgaaagagagaagcgTAAAATGCGCATTATGGCTGAGAAAATTGAAAGTGAAATTCGGCGACGTAATAACAGTGTGTACGCATAACCAACTGGAGGCTTATGTACCATATTTAGCGGCACTGTATATCGGCGCTATTGTGAATCCATGGCCTAAACGAAAAAAAGGGATAAGAT cgaATGCGGAATATTTTTTGACGCGGGTTACTCCAAAGGTAATCTTTGTTGACTGTGACAATGTAAGAATGATTCAAGCTGCCGTGGTGAAAATGAACGTTTCTACAAAAATCGTAGTTTTCGGCGATGGATTTGACGAGTTTGAGTCTCtcgaattaattttgcagAAGAAATTTAATCGACTCGATATTAACCAATTTTCCTgtgtaaaaatgaatattaaagaCCCCgcaataatacttttatcttgTGGTACAACTGGCTTTCTCAAAGACGTAGAAGttccttataaattttttctaaattcatCGAACCAGATTCCCATTATGAATTCGAACAACGACGTCGGCTTATGGTTCGAATCCTTGGACTGGATTATCAGCTTGCTTTTGACTGTTCGTGCTATACTTATGGGAGTAAAAGTGATCAAATCCCCGGGATTTCTCGAGGAGCATCATTTATGTCAAATAATACGGAGGTATAAG GTAACTTGGATATACCTTAAAACTGATATGTGCAACCGGTTGTCAAGATTCGACATCCTCGAGAAATACGATACTTCTTCCTTGAAAATGGTTATTTTCGGCGGATTGACGATCAAGCACAACGTTCATACCAGTCTTATTCAATCGCTGCCAAATGTTTCCATTATTCAACTATATT GTTTGCCTGAAACAGGTGTGATTGCTTACCAACGAGGCACTATGAACATCATCGGATCTATCGGTTGCTTGGTTAAAAATGTTCGTTTGTTGATCACTGATTGCGCGACGAAAGAACCGGTGGGTCCGTACACCATTGGTGTGATTTGGTGTCAGTCTTCGTCCATGATGAACGGCTATTATAAGGATAGCAGATATACAAGAATTGTTATTGACGACAATG GATGGTTTCGCAGCGAAGACGTAGGCTATTACGATGAACATGGAAATGTCTTCGTAATCGATCGAGTCAAGCAGCTTattaattacagaaattaCTACATCTCTCCGGCGGAAATTGAAATTGCATTACAAAGTCATCCGTTTGTGTCCGAAGCTGCCGTAGTGCCATTGTCCCATGATTATGATAACTTTCGTCTAGTGACATTCATTGCGCCAGAACCAGGATTAGAACAG AAAGAGGAGCTGCAAAAATTCATAACAGAAACGTTTGTTGGTCCAAGATGTcttcaatatatatactttatgaaACAACTGCCACACATTTCCGACGAAATAATCAATCGTAAACATCTTTCTAAACTAGCAATTGCTTACACTAAACTTGCATGGCTATAA